One genomic region from Candidatus Nitrospira nitrificans encodes:
- the lipA gene encoding lipoyl synthase has product MSFVPLNQLRSSSSTAIHHPSPITHQSFPITRPRLPSWFKVQAKTGPDYLDIKQTMERLGLHTICEEARCPNRWECWNARTATFLILGDICTRRCHYCSVETGRPHSLDKEEPGRVAEAIQALGLRHAVITSVNRDELPDGGAWAFAETIRQTKRLNPTCTIEVLIPDFEGNEEALATVCGERPEILNHNIETVRRLFPSIRPQGKYQRSLDVLATAKQRGMKTKSGLILGMGETLEEAREVMRDLRMVDCDIITIGQYLQPTRDHPPVARFYDPSEFAVLKEEGLAMGFSHVESGPLVRSSYHAEQQVTGKEL; this is encoded by the coding sequence ATGAGTTTTGTTCCTCTTAACCAACTCCGCTCCTCTTCTTCTACTGCCATTCATCACCCATCACCCATCACCCATCAATCATTCCCTATCACCCGACCTCGCCTTCCCTCCTGGTTTAAGGTTCAGGCCAAGACTGGTCCGGATTATCTCGATATCAAGCAGACCATGGAGCGGCTTGGTCTCCATACTATCTGCGAAGAAGCTCGCTGTCCGAACCGGTGGGAATGTTGGAATGCCCGCACGGCGACGTTCCTGATTCTTGGCGACATCTGCACCAGGCGTTGTCACTATTGTTCGGTGGAGACAGGACGACCGCACTCGTTGGACAAGGAAGAGCCAGGCCGTGTTGCAGAGGCAATCCAAGCCCTCGGCCTGCGCCATGCCGTGATCACGTCGGTGAATCGCGATGAATTGCCGGACGGCGGGGCATGGGCGTTCGCGGAAACGATCCGGCAGACCAAACGGCTGAATCCGACCTGTACGATCGAGGTGTTGATTCCGGACTTCGAAGGTAACGAGGAAGCGCTTGCAACGGTCTGTGGCGAGAGGCCGGAGATTCTCAATCACAATATCGAAACAGTTCGGCGACTCTTTCCATCGATCCGCCCGCAAGGAAAATATCAACGCTCACTCGACGTGCTCGCGACGGCGAAGCAACGTGGGATGAAGACCAAATCCGGCCTGATCCTGGGCATGGGTGAGACGCTTGAGGAGGCGCGCGAGGTCATGCGCGATCTCCGAATGGTCGATTGCGACATCATCACGATCGGCCAATATCTCCAACCGACGAGAGACCACCCCCCTGTCGCCCGTTTCTACGATCCCTCCGAATTCGCCGTGCTCAAGGAAGAGGGCCTTGCGATGGGTTTCAGCCATGTCGAATCCGGTCCGCTCGTCCGCAGCTCCTATCATGCGGAGCAGCAGGTAACTGGCAAGGAATTGTGA
- a CDS encoding addiction module protein, with product MPKSVAELEQEASRLPKKDRAVVAHHLIASIDPGEDVDAEAVWLEEAERRY from the coding sequence ATGCCAAAATCAGTCGCTGAATTAGAACAAGAAGCGAGTCGCCTACCGAAGAAGGATCGTGCGGTCGTGGCGCACCATCTCATTGCCAGTATCGACCCCGGAGAAGATGTCGATGCGGAAGCGGTCTGGCTGGAGGAGGCTGAACGTCGCTATTAA
- a CDS encoding type II toxin-antitoxin system RelE/ParE family toxin — MMHPSSKSPLTRLVYDGRVLRIEFYVAPNGTAPAEDWLEQLSVAAQQKFAALFVRMGDTGKIWNERKFKHLTGTDQLFEFKVEADRILCFFFVGRRLILMHGFRKAVDKTPQREIDRAEAYKKDFEGRARYEN; from the coding sequence ATGATGCATCCCTCAAGTAAGTCGCCACTAACCCGATTGGTCTATGACGGCAGGGTCCTCCGAATTGAGTTTTACGTTGCTCCGAATGGCACCGCACCAGCAGAAGACTGGCTCGAACAGCTTTCGGTCGCAGCCCAGCAGAAGTTCGCAGCTCTGTTTGTGCGGATGGGGGACACTGGAAAGATCTGGAATGAGCGTAAGTTTAAACATTTGACCGGGACCGATCAGCTCTTCGAGTTTAAAGTCGAGGCTGATCGCATCCTGTGCTTCTTTTTCGTCGGTCGTCGGCTGATTTTGATGCATGGATTCAGGAAAGCCGTCGACAAAACACCACAACGAGAAATTGATCGAGCTGAAGCGTATAAAAAGGACTTTGAGGGGAGGGCTCGATATGAAAACTAA
- a CDS encoding helix-turn-helix domain-containing protein, with amino-acid sequence MKTKAVGMGKGWLDRKLVSSKFRKGFEEELQKLAIGEQLARLRLEAGLTQAQVAKRTGTTASAISRYENAEYDRYELRTLQKIVRACGGRLEISLEPGPKPHRAA; translated from the coding sequence ATGAAAACTAAAGCTGTGGGAATGGGCAAAGGCTGGTTGGATAGAAAGCTAGTTAGTTCAAAATTCCGCAAAGGATTCGAAGAAGAGCTGCAAAAGCTGGCCATCGGCGAGCAGCTCGCTCGGCTGCGCCTGGAGGCAGGATTGACCCAAGCGCAAGTGGCGAAACGTACCGGCACCACAGCATCGGCGATCAGCCGCTACGAAAATGCGGAATACGATCGCTATGAGCTCCGCACGCTGCAAAAGATTGTCCGTGCCTGTGGCGGTCGACTGGAGATTTCCTTAGAGCCAGGACCAAAACCCCATCGAGCTGCATAG
- a CDS encoding helix-turn-helix domain-containing protein, with the protein MERLTGKQLRQVSEFLLDLYQLRTHEEFTDHVITALPAITEGDFTSYNEFMLDDGTILYKSDQLPYCPDPLHYASVLQQNVHEHPVVTHWLTTQDDSAHIISDFVPPHQFHKTVLHNEFYKPLKMSYLLFLGMKAANGRLMSISRHRNGKEFHDSTKTVLNAIRSHLKRALENALAVTQMQHQLTAMNHAMEEGQQALILVTQDGGVRFVTPYAQRLLKQYGLQTRSDSNRLPTRLRDWLTHYQRQLARADDVQPELQPLLIQGESGRLTVRLIVKGLEYLLILEERRTTPVARDCEFLGLSPRESEILGWVTQGKTNPEIGMILRISRRTVQKHLERIYIKLGVENRTAAAAMVTGTTQSIGRE; encoded by the coding sequence ATGGAACGTCTAACAGGGAAGCAACTGCGGCAGGTATCTGAGTTCTTACTTGATCTGTATCAACTGCGGACGCACGAGGAGTTCACCGATCATGTGATCACGGCATTGCCCGCGATCACGGAAGGTGATTTTACGTCGTACAACGAATTTATGTTGGATGACGGCACGATCCTCTACAAGTCCGATCAACTTCCGTACTGCCCCGATCCCTTACACTATGCCTCCGTGCTCCAACAGAACGTGCATGAGCATCCGGTTGTCACCCATTGGCTCACCACTCAAGATGATTCGGCCCATATCATTTCAGATTTTGTGCCGCCTCATCAATTTCACAAGACGGTATTACATAACGAATTCTACAAGCCGCTCAAGATGTCTTATCTGCTATTTCTTGGGATGAAGGCCGCAAATGGGCGGTTGATGTCCATCAGTCGTCACCGTAACGGCAAGGAGTTTCATGATTCCACCAAAACCGTCTTGAATGCCATTCGCTCCCATCTCAAGCGCGCTTTGGAGAACGCCTTGGCGGTCACTCAGATGCAACATCAGCTGACAGCCATGAATCACGCAATGGAAGAGGGACAGCAGGCTCTTATTTTAGTGACCCAAGACGGAGGCGTTCGGTTTGTTACACCATACGCGCAGAGGTTGCTGAAGCAATACGGGCTTCAAACGCGATCCGATTCCAACCGGCTTCCTACCCGCTTAAGAGACTGGCTGACTCACTATCAACGGCAACTAGCCCGAGCAGACGATGTACAACCAGAACTCCAGCCCTTGTTGATCCAAGGAGAATCGGGCCGCCTGACCGTCCGGCTGATCGTGAAGGGGTTAGAGTATCTACTAATTCTCGAAGAACGTAGGACTACGCCTGTGGCAAGAGATTGTGAGTTCCTTGGGCTGAGCCCTCGGGAGTCGGAAATCTTGGGATGGGTCACGCAAGGCAAGACGAATCCCGAGATCGGCATGATTCTGAGGATCAGCCGCCGCACCGTTCAGAAACATCTGGAACGGATCTATATTAAATTGGGAGTGGAGAACCGAACCGCTGCCGCGGCAATGGTCACAGGCACCACACAATCCATAGGCAGGGAATGA
- a CDS encoding HigA family addiction module antitoxin, which yields MARKGMKIGMSPSHPGSFIKTEILDELGLSITKAGAILGVRRATFSDLVHEKTALSPEMALRLEKAFHLKMEMLLQMQAWYDSTKMRKQARKIKIEPFVPA from the coding sequence ATGGCACGAAAAGGCATGAAAATCGGCATGTCGCCTTCCCATCCGGGCAGCTTCATCAAAACAGAAATCCTGGACGAGCTGGGTCTCAGCATCACCAAGGCCGGTGCCATCCTGGGTGTGCGCCGGGCCACCTTTTCCGACTTGGTGCATGAAAAGACAGCGCTCTCTCCAGAAATGGCGTTGCGGCTGGAAAAAGCCTTTCATCTGAAGATGGAGATGCTGCTCCAGATGCAGGCCTGGTATGACAGCACCAAGATGCGCAAGCAGGCCCGGAAAATCAAGATCGAGCCTTTTGTTCCCGCATAA
- a CDS encoding type II toxin-antitoxin system RelE/ParE family toxin encodes MRVFRESAPPGWWVHQLSGDRKGAWSISTSGNWRITFAEENGYVDDLDLEDYH; translated from the coding sequence ATGCGAGTGTTTCGGGAAAGTGCCCCTCCCGGCTGGTGGGTGCATCAGCTCTCGGGCGACCGTAAAGGGGCATGGAGCATTTCAACCTCCGGCAACTGGCGGATCACGTTTGCGGAGGAGAATGGGTATGTGGATGACTTGGATTTGGAGGACTATCACTAA
- the brnA gene encoding type II toxin-antitoxin system BrnA family antitoxin: MKAKNLEKMFDEGKGVTPYLDLSRARRPGHEQRRVNVDFPSWIIESLDAQASRLGVTRQSVIKLWIAERLKEEQKKAS; this comes from the coding sequence ATGAAAGCCAAGAATCTCGAGAAGATGTTCGATGAGGGGAAAGGCGTGACGCCTTATCTTGATCTTTCTAGAGCGCGCCGTCCTGGGCATGAACAGAGACGAGTGAATGTGGATTTTCCCAGTTGGATCATCGAATCACTGGATGCTCAGGCAAGCCGTCTAGGCGTCACCAGACAATCGGTGATCAAGCTGTGGATCGCCGAGCGATTGAAGGAAGAACAGAAGAAGGCGAGTTGA
- a CDS encoding class I SAM-dependent methyltransferase, whose amino-acid sequence MNDHTLRWPLPKHDYWSTPFAHSLLQHLDLRPGLRILDVASGHGIPAFYLAEQVGPTGAVLAIDASAGQVARARAVQGSQLPWLRFECADMRSLPPALPTFDRITGNLSVMFFRPNRFEAVRGLVDHLNPDGQLVLTFPSSGTFDSLWQRVDQAMTRQGLISERERFQDYLLERPSARDGRSWLERLDLERVEAIEYPLEVKTGAGQEFLHHPLLRGGFLDDVYECFEDQSLANRFMTDIAQDITRFTPLIAQRCVLSGWKRAAKAGCEG is encoded by the coding sequence ATGAACGACCACACGCTCCGCTGGCCTCTTCCCAAGCACGACTATTGGTCCACGCCGTTCGCGCATTCGTTACTCCAGCACCTGGACCTTCGACCCGGTCTACGGATCCTGGATGTCGCATCCGGCCACGGCATTCCGGCCTTTTATCTCGCTGAACAAGTCGGTCCGACCGGTGCGGTGCTGGCGATCGATGCGAGCGCCGGTCAGGTGGCTCGTGCAAGAGCCGTTCAGGGCTCGCAATTGCCATGGCTTCGATTCGAATGTGCGGATATGCGTTCCCTGCCTCCCGCGCTGCCGACATTTGATCGCATCACAGGCAATCTCTCCGTCATGTTCTTTCGCCCCAATCGATTTGAGGCCGTCCGTGGACTTGTGGACCATCTCAATCCGGACGGTCAGCTCGTCCTGACCTTTCCGTCCTCCGGCACATTCGATTCACTGTGGCAGCGAGTGGATCAAGCGATGACCCGACAAGGGCTGATCAGCGAGCGAGAGCGATTCCAGGACTATCTGCTCGAACGACCATCGGCGCGGGACGGACGAAGTTGGCTTGAACGACTCGATCTTGAACGAGTCGAGGCCATCGAGTATCCGCTTGAAGTAAAAACTGGCGCCGGTCAGGAGTTTCTCCATCACCCGCTGCTCCGTGGCGGCTTTCTCGACGACGTGTACGAATGTTTCGAGGATCAGTCCCTCGCCAACCGATTCATGACCGACATCGCGCAAGACATTACCCGATTCACCCCGCTCATCGCGCAACGCTGTGTGCTTTCAGGATGGAAACGAGCTGCGAAGGCTGGTTGCGAAGGTTGA
- the pgm gene encoding phosphoglucomutase (alpha-D-glucose-1,6-bisphosphate-dependent) — translation MAIHTLAGRPAPHSILVDVEKLLSAYWTEKPDVSVREQRVSFGTSGHRGSSFKRSFNENHLVAIAQAICEYRVAQRTTGPLYLGKDTHALSEPAFVTALEVLAANGVEVIIDKDGGFTPTPVISHAILTYNHGRTSGLADGIVITPSHNPPEDGGIKYNPPSGGPADTQITKWIEDRANALLATELQGVKRLPVEQARRASTTHPHDYIGAYVSDLSHVIDMDTIKAAALKLGIDPLGGSGAAYWQPIVERYGIPIEIVNPAVDPTFRFMPLDWDGKIRMDCSSPYAMANLIALKDRFDVAFGNDADNDRHGIVTRSGLMNPNHYLAVSIAYLFASRPGWKSDAGIGKTLVSSSLIDRVAAKLKQKLVEVPVGFKWFVSGLLDGSLGFGGEESAGASFLRRDGTVWSTDKDGIIMDLLAAEMTAKTGLDPSELYRALTNELGEPVYERIDAPATPEQKAILSKLSPEQVKASELAGDKIVAMLTKAPGNGAAIGGLKVVTGNGWFAARPSGTEDVYKLYAESFKGKEHLKKIQDEAQAIVSSALAAAM, via the coding sequence ATGGCTATTCATACTCTTGCAGGCCGACCGGCGCCCCACTCAATCCTGGTGGATGTAGAGAAACTTTTATCCGCATACTGGACTGAGAAACCGGATGTCTCGGTTCGAGAACAGCGAGTATCATTCGGCACATCAGGGCATCGTGGCTCCTCATTCAAGCGAAGCTTCAATGAGAATCATCTCGTGGCCATTGCTCAGGCAATTTGCGAATACCGGGTCGCACAGCGCACGACCGGGCCGCTGTATTTGGGGAAAGACACGCATGCGCTGTCGGAGCCGGCCTTTGTCACTGCTCTTGAGGTCCTTGCCGCCAATGGTGTTGAAGTCATCATAGACAAGGACGGGGGCTTCACACCGACCCCGGTCATCTCGCACGCCATTCTCACCTACAACCATGGCCGAACCTCCGGCTTGGCGGATGGCATCGTCATCACGCCATCGCACAACCCGCCGGAAGACGGCGGCATCAAGTACAACCCGCCGAGCGGGGGGCCGGCCGATACACAGATTACGAAGTGGATCGAAGATCGAGCCAACGCTCTTCTCGCCACCGAACTCCAAGGAGTCAAACGTCTTCCGGTTGAACAGGCCAGACGCGCATCAACCACACATCCGCACGACTATATCGGGGCCTATGTGAGTGATCTGAGTCATGTGATTGATATGGACACCATCAAAGCCGCGGCGCTCAAGCTTGGGATCGACCCCCTCGGCGGATCCGGTGCAGCCTACTGGCAGCCGATTGTCGAGCGATATGGGATTCCTATAGAGATTGTGAACCCAGCAGTCGATCCAACCTTTCGCTTCATGCCCTTGGATTGGGACGGCAAGATCCGCATGGACTGTTCGTCTCCCTATGCCATGGCGAATCTGATCGCGCTCAAAGATCGCTTTGACGTGGCTTTCGGCAATGATGCCGACAACGATCGGCACGGAATCGTCACTCGTTCAGGTTTGATGAATCCGAACCATTACCTGGCCGTCTCGATTGCCTACCTCTTTGCCAGTCGGCCCGGCTGGAAATCCGACGCCGGGATCGGCAAGACCTTGGTCAGCAGCAGCTTGATCGACCGAGTCGCGGCCAAACTGAAACAGAAACTGGTGGAAGTGCCGGTAGGCTTCAAGTGGTTCGTCAGCGGTCTGCTCGATGGCTCGCTTGGTTTCGGCGGCGAGGAAAGCGCCGGCGCCTCGTTCTTACGACGCGATGGAACAGTCTGGTCGACTGATAAGGACGGCATCATCATGGACCTGCTGGCTGCCGAAATGACGGCCAAGACCGGCCTTGATCCATCCGAGTTGTACCGAGCCCTCACGAACGAGCTGGGCGAGCCGGTCTATGAACGGATCGACGCCCCGGCCACGCCGGAGCAGAAAGCCATTCTCTCCAAACTTTCGCCCGAGCAAGTGAAGGCATCGGAGCTTGCCGGCGACAAGATCGTGGCGATGCTCACCAAGGCTCCAGGCAACGGCGCGGCGATCGGCGGCTTGAAAGTCGTGACCGGAAATGGCTGGTTTGCCGCCAGACCGTCCGGGACCGAAGACGTGTACAAGCTCTACGCCGAGAGTTTCAAAGGGAAGGAACATCTCAAGAAGATCCAGGATGAAGCTCAGGCAATCGTTTCCAGCGCGCTGGCGGCCGCCATGTGA
- a CDS encoding YhdP family protein yields MSRLRLALLIVLVLVVSAIAFLSFSRELTGQDYLKDFVLEQLEESLGRKIDVHRVKFVIFPRIRAELTDVKIHDPESEQVVLTAKRIDLVLRLLPLLKKQVVGKRLLIEEPTLTLRRNERGRWNISDELNGQATDADQYTMDMMGRTLMIREATLVNGTITVIDAARPDGIRSLKLEHVECRLLVRPDRGLAEVHVSAAHQGDSGLSAVSLNGVVKRAEPSVSLSGEETAESATGFQFDGQIDAADLRIRDAADFLGPRPVSEHLQGALNLKSTVRVMPGVAGYDMVLSGMTAHLNNITLKGTANLAGLLTPQPTFAVTFSSSLVALPQLLKTIPPDWIHSQLPALLVDRQIDGKVQVVNATLTGSATTGPRLSTVGEFHVSDGRGLIGSDRIAAKDLAAVVVVETGRVRIAKVSGMYGAMQITGGKAEVSFLDAGPWLELEITGEMAAAQFVDFLARTVKAERVTQLLAGIRDAEGMTQSTFRLVGPLNQSGGITFAGGEITARQVSLTHVNLPERVTGLQGRFVLSDGATQFDQVAGHLGEMAVQVHGAITGGPQSQYQDFVVRARGDAARIVRWFRSSGIEQTVSEGMLSSTVAFSGSTARPHIQGSVVLDEATVAFGVIAKPAGPHATVQFEGVMPQSTSVKLQRVELVLPSVTIPAKGTMQFGNGFMIDMAVTTGTLSVSSLPEWISKGGLEAGNIEVSLDVKGKEPDWRTWRVTGWMGLTNGLMQAKGMDGPLQDCYARVKFARNEIELKRLSFKIQGSDVAIEATVRNWMAKPIITGKIESNQLDLSLVIPKGERTPIRGFLETLAATSHVTMAAAVARGRYKHLKFGSLAARINIQDGVLDIDRLSGESPHGHVAGRFVVQLPPQAPADFDLSFRATGVELEDLLRLTKAQVHGASGEVRFSGVLRGHGRNPHGVYPSLNGKVELLLENGRILKTNERAVWKIISLLNLPAVLQGKVDLEKEGLPYNRISATVMIQSGMFQTENLIIDSPILKITAAGNYDLPTDQLDFAVAVSPFGSYSQFLKTIPLFGRIVAGDRKGIATAMFTMKGAMEDPEVTYLPVKSFASGLSGLAQLAVDVLTNTLSLPIDLMTPDEESGVRPRDMTPSPAPAVP; encoded by the coding sequence GTGTCCCGTCTTCGGCTTGCGCTCCTGATCGTACTCGTCCTTGTGGTGTCGGCCATCGCGTTCCTCTCATTTTCGAGGGAGCTGACCGGCCAAGATTATCTCAAAGATTTTGTCCTGGAACAGCTGGAGGAGAGCCTGGGAAGAAAGATCGATGTGCATCGTGTCAAGTTTGTGATCTTCCCGCGCATTCGAGCGGAACTCACCGATGTCAAGATTCACGATCCTGAATCAGAGCAGGTTGTTCTGACGGCCAAGCGCATCGATTTGGTCTTGCGCCTCTTGCCGCTTCTCAAAAAACAAGTGGTCGGCAAGCGATTGCTGATCGAGGAACCCACCTTGACGCTTCGGCGGAACGAACGCGGCCGCTGGAATATCTCCGACGAATTGAATGGGCAGGCCACGGATGCCGATCAGTACACGATGGACATGATGGGGCGAACGCTTATGATCAGAGAGGCGACCCTCGTGAATGGAACGATCACGGTGATCGATGCCGCCAGACCCGACGGCATTCGGTCTCTCAAGTTGGAGCACGTCGAGTGTCGGCTGCTGGTCCGGCCTGACCGTGGTTTGGCGGAGGTCCATGTGTCCGCGGCTCATCAAGGAGACTCAGGGCTCTCTGCTGTGTCACTGAATGGTGTCGTGAAACGAGCAGAGCCATCGGTATCGTTGTCCGGCGAAGAGACGGCTGAATCGGCCACTGGGTTTCAGTTTGACGGACAGATCGACGCCGCTGATCTCAGGATACGAGACGCGGCCGACTTTCTCGGACCCAGGCCTGTTTCCGAGCATCTTCAAGGAGCGTTGAATCTGAAGAGTACCGTTCGCGTGATGCCGGGGGTTGCCGGATACGACATGGTTCTGTCAGGCATGACCGCGCATTTAAATAACATCACCCTAAAAGGCACGGCCAATCTGGCCGGCCTTCTAACTCCTCAGCCGACGTTTGCGGTCACGTTCAGCAGTTCTCTCGTGGCTCTCCCGCAGCTGCTGAAAACCATTCCCCCCGACTGGATCCATTCTCAGCTGCCAGCCCTATTGGTGGATCGTCAGATCGACGGCAAGGTGCAAGTGGTGAATGCGACGCTCACTGGGTCCGCCACGACGGGCCCCCGACTTTCGACGGTCGGAGAGTTTCATGTCAGCGACGGTCGGGGCTTGATCGGCAGTGATCGGATAGCCGCGAAAGACCTCGCGGCGGTGGTGGTGGTCGAGACAGGGCGTGTTCGCATTGCGAAGGTTTCCGGCATGTACGGGGCGATGCAAATCACCGGTGGAAAGGCGGAGGTGTCGTTTCTCGACGCAGGCCCATGGCTCGAACTGGAGATCACGGGAGAGATGGCGGCGGCGCAGTTTGTAGACTTTCTGGCGAGGACGGTGAAAGCCGAACGCGTCACGCAGTTGCTCGCGGGTATCCGTGATGCCGAGGGGATGACGCAGTCGACGTTTCGCCTCGTGGGACCGTTGAACCAGTCCGGTGGGATCACGTTTGCCGGTGGGGAAATTACGGCTCGTCAGGTCAGTCTCACCCATGTGAATTTACCAGAGCGTGTGACCGGGCTGCAGGGAAGATTTGTCTTGTCCGATGGCGCCACACAGTTTGATCAAGTGGCCGGACATCTTGGGGAAATGGCTGTGCAGGTTCACGGTGCCATCACCGGAGGACCCCAAAGCCAATATCAGGATTTCGTCGTTCGCGCGCGCGGCGATGCAGCCCGGATCGTTCGGTGGTTTCGTTCCTCGGGCATTGAACAAACTGTGTCTGAAGGGATGCTCAGCTCGACGGTTGCGTTCTCCGGCTCGACGGCGAGACCTCATATCCAAGGGTCTGTTGTGTTGGATGAGGCCACAGTCGCGTTTGGGGTGATTGCAAAACCCGCCGGTCCTCATGCCACTGTGCAGTTTGAAGGGGTGATGCCTCAGTCCACCAGCGTCAAGCTCCAGCGAGTGGAGCTGGTCCTGCCCTCCGTGACTATTCCTGCCAAGGGAACCATGCAGTTCGGCAATGGTTTTATGATCGATATGGCTGTCACGACCGGCACGTTGTCGGTATCCAGCCTTCCGGAGTGGATATCCAAAGGTGGGCTTGAAGCGGGTAATATCGAAGTCTCGCTCGATGTCAAAGGAAAGGAGCCGGATTGGAGAACCTGGCGGGTGACCGGCTGGATGGGACTGACGAACGGGCTGATGCAGGCGAAAGGGATGGATGGGCCACTACAAGACTGCTATGCCCGCGTAAAGTTCGCCCGCAACGAGATCGAACTCAAGCGGCTGTCGTTCAAGATTCAAGGGAGCGATGTCGCCATAGAGGCCACGGTTCGAAATTGGATGGCGAAGCCGATCATCACCGGCAAGATCGAGTCCAATCAATTGGATTTGAGCCTGGTGATTCCGAAGGGGGAACGGACTCCGATCCGGGGGTTTCTCGAAACGTTGGCGGCGACCAGCCATGTCACCATGGCGGCGGCCGTTGCCCGTGGCCGATACAAGCATCTGAAATTCGGCTCGCTTGCCGCTCGAATCAATATTCAGGACGGAGTGCTGGATATCGATCGGCTTTCCGGCGAGTCCCCCCATGGGCATGTGGCCGGGCGGTTCGTCGTGCAACTTCCCCCCCAAGCGCCGGCGGATTTTGACCTGTCGTTCAGGGCTACCGGAGTCGAGCTTGAAGACCTCTTGCGGCTGACCAAAGCTCAGGTCCATGGCGCATCGGGAGAAGTTCGCTTCAGCGGCGTGCTTCGCGGGCATGGGCGCAATCCGCATGGGGTCTATCCTTCGTTGAACGGCAAAGTTGAGTTGTTGTTGGAAAATGGGCGCATCCTGAAAACGAATGAGCGGGCAGTCTGGAAGATCATTAGCTTGTTGAACCTCCCGGCTGTGTTGCAGGGGAAGGTCGATCTTGAAAAAGAGGGGTTGCCGTACAACAGGATATCCGCGACCGTTATGATTCAAAGTGGGATGTTTCAGACGGAAAATCTGATCATCGACAGCCCAATTCTGAAAATTACGGCTGCCGGGAATTATGACTTGCCGACAGACCAGCTGGATTTTGCCGTCGCGGTGAGTCCGTTCGGGTCATACTCGCAATTTCTCAAGACGATTCCGCTCTTTGGGCGAATCGTGGCAGGGGATCGCAAGGGCATCGCCACGGCGATGTTCACCATGAAGGGAGCGATGGAAGATCCCGAAGTCACCTATCTGCCGGTGAAGTCCTTTGCGTCCGGCCTATCGGGATTGGCTCAACTGGCCGTCGACGTCTTAACGAACACACTCAGCCTGCCTATCGATTTGATGACGCCGGATGAAGAGTCCGGAGTGCGCCCAAGAGATATGACTCCATCACCGGCTCCCGCCGTGCCGTGA